The following coding sequences lie in one Arachis ipaensis cultivar K30076 chromosome B03, Araip1.1, whole genome shotgun sequence genomic window:
- the LOC107629981 gene encoding auxin-induced protein X10A-like, translated as MGFRLPVIRRTSSFSASQAASKSVEVPKGHLAVYVGEKQKRFVIPVSYLNQPSIQDLLSQAEEEFGYDHPMGGLTIPFQSILSSTHTKMGFRLAGIRRKLSFNSNQASSKALEVPKGYLAVYVGENMKRFVIPISYLNQTSFQELLSQAEEEFGYDHPMGGLTIPCSEETFLDLTSCFN; from the exons ATGGGTTTCCGTTTACCTGTTATTCGAAGGACATCATCATTCTCAGCTAGCCAAGCAGCTTCTAAATCTGTGGAAGTCCCAAAGGGGCATCTAGCAGTGTATGTCGGAGAGAAACAGAAGCGGTTTGTGATCCCCGTTTCATACTTGAACCAACCTTCAATCCAAGACTTGTTGAGCCAAGCTGAGGAAGAGTTCGGATATGATCATCCTATGGGAGGTCTAACAATTCCTT TTCAAAGTat TCTTTCATCAACACATACAAAAATGGGTTTTCGTTTAGCTGGTATCAGAAGAAAGCTATCATTTAATTCAAACCAAGCATCTTCAAAGGCTTTGGAAGTCCCAAAAGGCTATCTTGCTGTCTATGTTGGAGAGAATATGAAGCGGTTCGTGATTCCCATTTCGTATTTGAACCAGACATCATTTCAAGAATTACTAAGCCAAGCAGAAGAAGAATTCGGATATGATCATCCAATGGGTGGTCTCACTATTCCATGCAGTGAGGAAACCTTCTTGGACCTCACTTCTTGCTTCAACTGA
- the LOC107634286 gene encoding auxin-induced protein X10A-like produces MATIYTLLLVFSNNTNQLHLLKYQYSHISLNQILQEQSISFSFEQQEETMAFRILGIRKASLSASKGTNVPKGYLAVYVGDKMRRFVIPVCYLNQPSFQGLLNQAEEEFGYDHPTGGLTIPCCEDEFLNLTSQLGVQ; encoded by the coding sequence ATGGCTACTATATATACACTTCTTCTTGTGTTCTCAAACAACACAAATCAATTGCATCTCCTCAAGTATCAGTACTCACATATTTCTCTCAATCAAATCCTCCAAGAAcaatctatttctttttcttttgaacaACAAGAAGAAACAATGGCATTCCGCATTCTAGGTATTAGAAAGGCATCACTTTCTGCATCAAAAGGGACTAATGTTCCAAAAGGCTATCTTGCAGTCTATGTAGGAGATAAGATGAGGCGGTTTGTGATTCCTGTATGTTACTTGAACCAGCCTTCATTTCAAGGATTACTAAACCAAGCAGAAGAAGAATTCGGATATGATCATCCAACTGGTGGTCTCACAATTCCATGCTGTGAGGATGAGTTCTTAAATCTCACTTCTCAGTTGGGTGTCCAATAA